The following are from one region of the Polyangiaceae bacterium genome:
- a CDS encoding sensor histidine kinase, with protein sequence MSNERLTRQELSWLLAQEARGAAKALREGVSAMTQPPPPGNEVTIQHTPEVETSLDALDDAIGRLGELQLGTTSKARRGRIDLAALLCEIAPNARIAMEPGAGTEVFGEESELRRMLHLLVGQTNAGPSSAGDGGGAEVEIRRQGEWVKISAELGPDASPTAELERRWLSRMAVRHGGRLELEGGLQSMWLPADGASDQREVAELRRELEQAQQLGEVYARELAQVVASGELPAERPAGQEDLEARFETLVASVAAVERGMRAWLDGLREELAATPAASLRQRVEERLTRAQSVMQELGRVADYPSDDATRSVDLSAAVRDAVNAVANRATRRGIRLESEIAPDISHTTRPAAFAVTVRALLDHALLATPRDQSVTVRLEAGPVLKVVDSGPGVPDAARRDLLSRRVDPTSLGRPDGISLLAASLSAGHLGGRLEIESEGGGTAFVLRL encoded by the coding sequence GTGTCGAACGAACGCCTGACCCGCCAGGAGCTGTCCTGGCTCCTGGCTCAAGAAGCCCGCGGTGCCGCCAAGGCCCTGCGCGAAGGCGTTTCGGCCATGACCCAGCCGCCGCCGCCGGGCAACGAGGTCACCATCCAGCACACCCCCGAGGTGGAAACCTCGCTGGATGCGCTGGACGACGCCATCGGCCGGCTGGGGGAGCTGCAGCTCGGCACCACCAGCAAGGCGCGTCGCGGACGCATCGATCTGGCGGCGTTGCTGTGCGAGATCGCGCCCAACGCCCGCATCGCCATGGAGCCCGGGGCGGGCACCGAGGTTTTCGGCGAGGAGAGCGAGCTTCGGCGCATGCTCCACCTGCTGGTTGGGCAGACCAACGCGGGGCCGAGCTCGGCGGGAGACGGCGGCGGCGCGGAGGTCGAGATCCGACGCCAGGGCGAGTGGGTGAAGATCAGCGCCGAGCTGGGGCCCGACGCCTCCCCCACGGCGGAGCTCGAGCGGCGCTGGCTGTCCCGCATGGCGGTGCGCCACGGCGGGCGTCTGGAGCTCGAGGGCGGCTTGCAGTCGATGTGGCTGCCCGCGGACGGCGCCAGCGATCAGCGCGAGGTCGCGGAGCTCCGCCGAGAGCTCGAGCAAGCGCAGCAGCTCGGCGAGGTGTACGCCCGGGAGCTGGCCCAGGTGGTCGCGTCGGGAGAGCTGCCGGCAGAACGCCCCGCTGGTCAGGAAGACCTCGAAGCGCGCTTCGAGACCCTGGTGGCGTCGGTCGCTGCGGTCGAGCGCGGCATGCGCGCGTGGCTCGACGGGCTTCGGGAAGAGCTGGCGGCAACGCCGGCGGCGTCCCTACGTCAGCGGGTGGAGGAGCGCCTCACTCGGGCTCAGTCGGTGATGCAGGAGCTGGGGCGGGTGGCGGACTATCCTTCCGACGACGCCACCCGCAGCGTCGATCTGAGCGCGGCGGTGCGCGATGCAGTGAACGCCGTGGCGAACCGAGCCACGCGACGCGGCATCCGGCTCGAGAGCGAGATCGCCCCGGACATTTCCCACACCACCCGGCCCGCGGCCTTTGCCGTCACGGTCCGAGCGCTACTGGACCATGCTCTCTTGGCCACGCCCCGGGACCAGAGCGTCACCGTACGCCTGGAAGCGGGCCCGGTGCTGAAGGTCGTGGACAGCGGGCCGGGCGTCCCCGACGCCGCCCGCAGGGACCTGCTGTCGCGTCGCG